From the genome of Solidesulfovibrio carbinolicus, one region includes:
- a CDS encoding carbohydrate kinase family protein, giving the protein MRILVSGSLAYDRIMSFPGSFADHILPDKIHILNVCFLVEGLEEKFGGTAGNIAYCLRLLGEAPTIVATAGKDFAAYEAWLRHCGIAIDGIRRVNGEFTAGAYITTDKADNQITGFNPGAMKHRADYPVDEADPAQTIAIVAPGNLEDMQDFPRRYKAKGIPCMIDPGQNITAFSGDQLAEMLTGATYLISNDYELELIQNSTKLTQAEIVERAGTVITTLGEKGSIIRQKGTEIAVPPCPVAEVKDPTGAGDAFRAGFVKGLALGKSLDVAARLGSVSAAYAVEKHGTQEHAFTWQEFTDRYAAAFGPLK; this is encoded by the coding sequence ATGCGCATCCTCGTCTCGGGCTCCCTGGCCTATGACCGCATCATGAGCTTTCCGGGCAGCTTTGCCGACCATATCCTGCCCGACAAGATCCATATCTTAAATGTCTGCTTCCTGGTCGAAGGCCTGGAAGAGAAGTTCGGCGGCACGGCCGGCAACATCGCCTATTGCCTGCGCCTTTTGGGCGAAGCCCCGACCATCGTGGCCACCGCCGGCAAGGACTTCGCCGCCTACGAGGCCTGGCTGCGCCACTGCGGCATCGCCATCGACGGCATCCGCCGGGTCAACGGCGAATTCACGGCCGGGGCCTACATCACCACCGACAAGGCCGACAACCAGATCACCGGGTTTAATCCCGGGGCCATGAAGCACCGGGCCGACTATCCCGTGGACGAAGCCGATCCGGCCCAAACCATCGCCATCGTCGCCCCCGGCAACCTCGAGGACATGCAGGACTTCCCCCGCCGCTACAAGGCCAAGGGCATCCCCTGCATGATCGACCCCGGCCAGAACATCACCGCCTTTAGCGGCGACCAGTTGGCCGAGATGCTCACCGGCGCGACCTACCTCATCTCCAACGACTACGAGCTGGAGCTGATCCAGAATTCCACCAAGCTCACCCAGGCCGAGATCGTGGAGCGCGCCGGGACCGTCATCACCACCCTGGGCGAGAAGGGATCGATCATCCGCCAGAAAGGTACCGAAATCGCCGTCCCGCCCTGCCCCGTGGCCGAGGTTAAGGACCCCACCGGCGCGGGCGACGCCTTCCGCGCCGGCTTCGTCAAGGGCCTGGCCCTGGGCAAGTCCCTGGACGTCGCCGCCCGTCTTGGTTCGGTGTCGGCCGCCTATGCCGTGGAAAAGCACGGCACCCAGGAACACGCCTTCACCTGGCAGGAATTTACTGACCGCTACGCCGCCGCCTTCGGCCCCTTGAAGTAG
- the cutA gene encoding divalent-cation tolerance protein CutA, whose product MTAVFAYITAPSVEEAERLGAALVEERLAACANIFPAMRSVYRWKGAIEKADEAVLVAKTRQSLAQALIARVKELHPYEVPCVVTLPITDGLPDFLRWIDDETAPQPTNPA is encoded by the coding sequence ATGACCGCCGTCTTCGCCTACATCACAGCCCCAAGCGTCGAGGAAGCCGAACGCCTCGGGGCCGCCCTGGTCGAGGAACGCCTGGCCGCCTGCGCCAATATTTTCCCGGCGATGCGTTCCGTCTACCGCTGGAAAGGGGCCATCGAGAAAGCCGATGAGGCCGTGCTCGTGGCCAAGACCCGGCAGTCCCTGGCCCAGGCGCTCATCGCCCGGGTCAAGGAACTGCATCCCTACGAGGTGCCCTGCGTGGTCACCCTGCCCATCACCGACGGGCTGCCCGATTTCCTGCGCTGGATCGACGACGAAACCGCGCCCCAACCGACTAACCCCGCATGA